A region of Zeugodacus cucurbitae isolate PBARC_wt_2022May chromosome 5, idZeuCucr1.2, whole genome shotgun sequence DNA encodes the following proteins:
- the LOC128922222 gene encoding circadian clock-controlled protein daywake-like isoform X2 — MIEQAHKLFKKAATGVPERDIPALEPLKLDKIEMLGDKNSALKVDLIMNDVEIHNYTKARVTSIKGFSKDLSKPMKVVTQNFNPRITIKSKYKINGNILVLPIRGEGELTMVLDNVKTRFSTTLKVEERNGKIYLSADTIKLETQMDKVHTDMTNLFNGDKTLSESMLQVMNDNWRLLSDDLTPIINEALGNKVKELLKKFFKDVPYDDYFLAD, encoded by the exons ATGATCGAGCAGGCGCACAAGTTGTTTAAGAAAGCTGCCACAGGTGTGCCCGAAAGGGATATACCAGCTTTGGAGCCGTTGAAGTTGGATAAGATTGAAATGTTGGGTGATAAAAATAGTGCTTTAAAAGTTGACTTGATAATGAACGATGTGGAGATACATAATTATACGAAGGCGCGCGTTACATCGATCAA AGGCTTCAGCAAAGATCTCAGTAAACCAATGAAAGTCGTCACGCAAAATTTCAATCCGCGTATCACGATCAAGTCGAAATATAAGATCAATGGCAATATACTTGTGTTGCCTATTAGAGGTGAAGGTGAACTCACTATGGTGTTGGACAATGTAAAAACCCGCTTTTCGACCACACTCAAAGTGGAGGAGCGTAATggtaaaatttatttgtctGCTGATACCATCAAACTCGAAACTCAAATGGATAA GGTTCACACTGACATGACAAACCTCTTTAATGGCGACAAAACGCTCTCTGAGAGCATGCTCCAGGTAATGAACGACAACTGGCGGTTACTCAGTGACGATCTAACGCCGATTATCAACGAGGCATTGGGAAATAAAGTGAAAGAGCTGTTGAAGAAATTCTTCAAAGATGTGCCGTATGATGATTATTTTTTGGCGGACTAA
- the LOC128921932 gene encoding kelch-like protein 17: MSSSSSDCSSSATSGIYCEGPQTSPTTNQQESLQEEGTNSLDYTLARADLLDNEEQCNILRRRITEYEIRNFMEVCKSPEFLDFNVEHLRRIVEHDDLNVSSEADIFWAIRRWYRYDEETRRCHLPDLIACLRLTQFDVDFIYSHINTLPGCELLVNKAIEWLLRPCARDTITMRYTKARKVLQTEEETYWIIVQTRGEHRYVDKCLIRYSKALNEWQKWTDIKLERSNFCVVQLDHIIICIGGLERNTKPSNHVNRYNLSTKTWEPMPSMEQRRVYMSVACLDGKIYVCGGQNEKYQALNTVEVFDTIAGRWQTIATMSVHRAGAGAAVLDGKLYVIGGFNRAHLRSVERYDPKKNIWTQCAEMNEARGWPGVAVHNGHIYAIGGWFNGAMRTVERYSLSANKWTTICCLNVARGSICGLSMNQTLWAIGGYGDGALKDTVEIYDDENDTWVEQKMLPEAGRYVH; this comes from the exons ATGAGTAGCTCATCCAGTGATTGCTCGAGCTCTGCAACATCAGGTATATACTGTGAAGGACCTCAAACATCTCCGACTACAAATCAACAGGAAAGTTTACAAGAAGAAGGAACTAATTCTTTAGACTACACCTTGGCTAGAGCGGATCTACTAGACAATGAGGAACAGTGTAATATTTTACGACGACGTATTACAGAATATGAAATCAGAAATTTCATGGAG GTGTGTAAGAGTCCTGAATTCTTGGACTTCAACGTCGAACACTTAAGGCGTATTGTTGAACATGATGATTTGAATGTAAGCTCGGAGGCGGATATTTTTTGGGCCATCCGACGTTGGTATAGATACGATGAGGAGACACGAAGATGTCACTTACCAGATTTGATTGCCTGTCTACGGCTAACACAATTCGATGTCGATttcatatattcacatataaatACGCTGCCTGGCTGTGAGCTACTCGTGAACAAGGCTATAGAATGGTTGCTCCGACCTTGCGCACGTGATACCATAACAATGCGCTACACGAAGGCGCGCAAAGTGCTACAAACCGAAGAAGAAACCTACTGGATCATTGTACAAACCCGAGGAGAG CATAGGTACGTGGACAAATGTCTTATCCGCTATAGCAAAGCTCTAAATGAATGGCAGAAGTGGACCGACATAAAACTGGAGCGCAGTAACTTTTGTGTAGTACAATTGGATCATATTATCATCTGTATTGGCGGCTTAGAACGTAATACCAAGCCGAGCAATCATGTCAATCGCTATAATTTGAGTACAAAAACTTGGGAGCCAATGCCATCGATGGAACAGCGTCGGGTTTACATGAGTGTCGCTTGCTTGGATGGTAAAATATATGTCTGCGGAGGGCAGAATGAAAAATACCAAGCTTTGAACACCGTAGAAGT GTTCGACACGATTGCTGGACGTTGGCAGACTATAGCTACCATGTCCGTACACCGCGCCGGTGCAGGTGCTGCAGTCTTGGATGGCAAACTTTATGTGATTGGTGGCTTTAATCGTGCACATTTACGGTCTGTGGAACGTTACGatccaaagaaaaatatttggacaCAATGTGCGGAAATGAATGAGGCACGCGGTTGGCCTGGA GTGGCGGTACATAATGGGCATATTTATGCGATCGGTGGTTGGTTTAATGGCGCAATGAGAACGGTCGAACGCTACAGTTTGTCAGCTAATAAATGGACGACA ATTTGTTGCCTGAATGTGGCACGCGGTAGCATTTGTGGCTTGTCTATGAATCAGACACTATGGGCGATAGGTGGCTATGGCGATGGTGCACTGAAGGACACTGTGGAAATTTATGATGATGAAAATGATACATGGGTGGAACAGAAAATGTTGCCAGAAGCTGGACGATATGTGCATTAA
- the LOC114805299 gene encoding uncharacterized protein LOC114805299 has product MERCSKSENKPILAKSDLHSGESNERETIILSNCELEQSDIDMITQHFAYATYLDLSYNEKIASNKFLLTPTTLYLKGCTSLHEIKYNFSTCTLKVLDISGCPIDYQEHFTNYDFPMLESLTLSWQKVDWQKLLGKLRALKNLTLENVSSQTIQLTSAKENPQSFETLLLALSDCKNIKSVTFGSLLSVHDISQLSKLTDRKLTFQIRHESGQYLNRLHNLQNLDTVYLEYVNDVKDIDLLNLIKSCANLSKITLDYCDGVTRDFIFSAAEFLRERDKDEPLKARLNLEMCDCAGITEDIQEHPLYAKAESALSLILFFECKHPTTSYRNDLIIPYPPPNVQLSIYVLFEIYKKLINQTVAQRFATVREDFENAAIEEERHLRIIACRRAKIVHNDIYDAYLEITSERKDFFQELCCENATKMALNNRVIIFDTILDDFPKLKRLRLINCFIAEEEFPRNKQYNNISDLEILGANAFRLWQSIAVLFPNVGTVNLIDAALESPLEITMFRIPRFKDNAVFQNITRFSVIGSILCDEEVEFLANLTQLKHLSIVRNSKITGKHIAEISSIEELQLSYCENLSHYYLADVLSSLSLRSLDMRHSRFVDVSMHLSNLMWLSCETLATLKIDWKLEHTITALQTLQALKDIEVRNFNTNACTICMRDELLRVQDQNLQIRCACAEDLQSGLIPRFFRTLVVRTNIKKLTLEAEVLCRNLNYLHHLRHLTHLSIIAKKAGLDGFCIPMNFSQTLGQLVNLEYLYLARFFYCYDDVIYIVDRCRKLNEVRLKQCVGFSDVVPYDLVEVLKHKRTKDQLPFRLYMLNLMVDSSEACSERSGDSNQEVNRFEDIADYIKVIFL; this is encoded by the exons atggagCGTTGttcgaaaagtgaaaataaaccgATTTTAGCGAAAAGTGATTTGCACTCCGGCGAATCAAATGAGAGGGAAACCATTATATTAAGCAACTGTGAATTAGAACAAAGTGATATTGATATGATAACGCAACATTTTGCTTATGCAACATATTTGGATTTGtcatataatgaaaaaatag CATCAAATAAATTCCTACTGACCCCTACAACGCTGTACCTTAAGGGCTGCACGAGTTTGCATGAAATAAAGTACAACTTCAGCACGTGCACGCTGAAAGTACTAGATATTTCAGGCTGTCCCATTGACTATCAGGAACACTTCACGAACTATGACTTTCCGATGCTAGAAAGTCTTACGCTCAGTTGGCAAAAGGTGGATTGGCAAAAGCTGCTAGGAAAACTGAGGGCGTTGAAAAATCTAACGCTGGAAAATGTTAGCAGTCAAACTATACAACTCACAAGCGCAAAAGAAAACCCACAAAGCTTCGAAACATTGCTACTGGCGCTGTCCGattgtaaaaatatcaaatctgtCACTTTTGGTAGCCTGCTTAGTGTGCATGATATCAGTCAGTTGAGCAAGTTGACCGACAGAAAGCTGACGTTTCAAATTAGACATGAGAGCGGTCAATATTTAAACAGATTGCATAACTTACAAAACTTAGACACAGTCTATTTGGAATACGTCAATGATGTTAAAGATATTGATTTGTTAAACTTGATAAAAAGTTGCGCAAACTTGTCAAAGATAACATTGGATTATTGTGATGGCGTGACAAGGGATTTCATATTCAGCGCTGCTGAGTTCTTGCGCGAACGCGATAAAGACGAGCCACTAAAGGCGCGCCTCAATCTAGAGATGTGCGACTGTGCTGGCATTACAGAAGATATACAAGAG CATCCTCTATATGCGAAAGCTGAATCCGCTTTGAGCTTAATATTATTCTTCGAGTGCAAACATCCAACGACTAGCTACAGAAATGA CCTCATCATACCCTATCCACCGCCAAATGTACAACTGAGCATTTACGTACTCTTCGAAATCTACAAGAAGCTCATAAATCAAACGGTTGCACAGCGATTCGCTACCGTTCGTGAAGATTTCGAAAACGCTGCCATCGAAGAGGAGCGACACCTAAGGATAATCGCTTGTCGCAGAGCGAAAATCGTACACAATGACATCTATGATGCTTACTTGGAGATTACGTCTGAAAGGAAAGACTTTTTCCAAGAACTATGCTgtgaaaatgcaacaaaaatggCGCTCAATAATCGCGTAATCATCTTTGACACTATACTTGATGATTTTCCAAAACTGAAGCGCTTAAGGCTCATAAATTGCTTTATCGCTGAAGAGGAGTTTCCTAGGAAtaagcaatataataatatcagcGATTTGGAAATATTGGGTGCGAATGCTTTTCGACTGTGGCAAAGTATAGCGGTACTTTTTCCGAATGTCGGAACAGTAAACCTAATAGATGCTGCACTCGAGAGTCCTTTGGAGATAACAATGTTTAGAATACCACGTTTTAAAGACAACGCAGTCTTCCAAAATATCACGAGGTTCTCTGTGATTGGCAGTATTTTGTGTGATGAGGAAGTGGAGTTCCTAGCTAATCTAACACAACTGAAACATCTTTCTATTGTCCGAAACTCAAAAATTACAG GCAAACATATCGCCGAGATCAGCAGCATCGAGGAGCTCCAACTGAGTTACTGTGAGAATTTGAGCCACTACTACTTAGCAGATGTGCTGAGTTCTTTATCACTGCGGTCGCTTGACATGCGTCACAGTAGGTTCGTTGATGTCTCTATGCACCTCTCGAATCTCATGTGGTTGAGTTGTGAAACGCTCGCTACACTCAAAATCGACTGGAAGCTGGAGCATACCATTACGGCATTACAAACGCTGCAAGCATTAAAGGATATTGAAGTGCgaaatttcaatacaaatgcTTGTACAATTTGTATGCGTGACGAACTGTTAAGGGTTCAAGATCAGAACTTACAAATTCGCTGCGCATGTGCTGAAGATCTCCAATCAGGTTTAATACCACGCTTCTTTCGTACACTCGTGGTGCGTACTAACATCAAAAAGCTGACACTCGAAGCTGAAGTTTTGTGTAGAAATCTCAATTACTTGCACCACCTGCGACACCTAACGCACCTCAGCATTATTGCGAAGAAAGCCGGGCTGGATGGTTTTTGCATACCAATGAATTTCTCTCAAACCCTTGGACAGCTTGTGAACTTGGAGTATTTGTATTTAGCGAGGTTTTTCTACTGCTATGACGACGTTATTTATATCGTCGATAGATGTCGCAAACTAAACGAGGTTAGATTAAAGCAGTGTGTTGGGTTCTCGGATGTGGTGCCCTATGACCTAGTTGAAGTACTGAAGCACAAGCGCACTAAGGATCAGCTGCCATTCAGATTATATATGCTTAATCTGATGGTGGACTCCAGCGAAGCgtgtagt GAGCGCTCGGGCGACAGCAATCAGGAA GTTAACCGCTTTGAAGATATTGCAGATTATATAAAAGTGATTTTTCTTTAG
- the LOC128922222 gene encoding circadian clock-controlled protein daywake-like isoform X1: MGQNTKFGSDQKLVLLTLAVAISMQSCIFAFEFPEPITKCHFADEKCMIEQAHKLFKKAATGVPERDIPALEPLKLDKIEMLGDKNSALKVDLIMNDVEIHNYTKARVTSIKGFSKDLSKPMKVVTQNFNPRITIKSKYKINGNILVLPIRGEGELTMVLDNVKTRFSTTLKVEERNGKIYLSADTIKLETQMDKVHTDMTNLFNGDKTLSESMLQVMNDNWRLLSDDLTPIINEALGNKVKELLKKFFKDVPYDDYFLAD; the protein is encoded by the exons ATGGGTCAAAATACCAAATTCGGTTCGGATCAAAAACTAGTTTTATTGACCTTGGCGGTGGCGATTTCTATGCAGTCGTGCATTTTCGCGTTCGAATTTC CTGAACCCATTACGAAATGCCACTTTGCCGATGAAAAATGCATGATCGAGCAGGCGCACAAGTTGTTTAAGAAAGCTGCCACAGGTGTGCCCGAAAGGGATATACCAGCTTTGGAGCCGTTGAAGTTGGATAAGATTGAAATGTTGGGTGATAAAAATAGTGCTTTAAAAGTTGACTTGATAATGAACGATGTGGAGATACATAATTATACGAAGGCGCGCGTTACATCGATCAA AGGCTTCAGCAAAGATCTCAGTAAACCAATGAAAGTCGTCACGCAAAATTTCAATCCGCGTATCACGATCAAGTCGAAATATAAGATCAATGGCAATATACTTGTGTTGCCTATTAGAGGTGAAGGTGAACTCACTATGGTGTTGGACAATGTAAAAACCCGCTTTTCGACCACACTCAAAGTGGAGGAGCGTAATggtaaaatttatttgtctGCTGATACCATCAAACTCGAAACTCAAATGGATAA GGTTCACACTGACATGACAAACCTCTTTAATGGCGACAAAACGCTCTCTGAGAGCATGCTCCAGGTAATGAACGACAACTGGCGGTTACTCAGTGACGATCTAACGCCGATTATCAACGAGGCATTGGGAAATAAAGTGAAAGAGCTGTTGAAGAAATTCTTCAAAGATGTGCCGTATGATGATTATTTTTTGGCGGACTAA
- the LOC128922213 gene encoding zinc finger protein 836-like codes for MDFFAAGGFQQLFSDLNDTQLHENWTDIGGEEGSGPPLYSYNCCAEQTNESSMRLTCADDPYVLVATLSEKTLVDMHADWNENIAEANYNTYEEQKTNTDYTECEGNNEQHLQLSLDRQLNSPPEVLINHPAPNSPAEPTKYETLTTQSCCEADYHNDSSPVSIDSTILVEFETAAFITREMAEWEEKFLDNYIEIPELIDFLPEKTPLCTDTCDHFLHESSKNLKLHRKARITKRTHESSGQAEAAAGYPCTFDNCDKIYAKPAHLKAHLRRHMGEKPYTCDWPACTWKFSRSDELARHRRSHSGVKPYKCSYCMKCFARSDHLTKHRKVHERRLLAASKAGKAIDDVLAHSVLTVRPGRKRKNQL; via the coding sequence ATGGATTTCTTCGCCGCTGGCGGTTTCCAACAACTATTCAGCGATTTAAATGACACGCAGCTGCATGAAAACTGGACGGATATCGGTGGCGAAGAGGGAAGTGGACCGCCGCTTTACAGTTACAATTGCTGCGCAGaacaaacaaatgaaagcaGCATGCGACTCACCTGCGCGGATGATCCTTACGTGCTTGTTGCAACGCTTAGTGAGAAAACGCTCGTGGATATGCATGCGGATTGGAATGAAAACATAGCGGAAGCGAACTACAATACATATGAGGAGCAAAAAACGAACACAGACTACACGGAATGCGAAGGTAACAACGAGCAACACCTGCAGCTTTCTTTAGATCGGCAGCTGAATTCGCCACCAGAGGTCTTAATAAACCATCCTGCACCTAATTCACCTGCAGAACCTACAAAATACGAAACTTTGACAACACAGAGTTGTTGTGAAGCGGACTATCATAACGACAGTAGTCCCGTTAGCATAGATTCCACAATTCTAGTGGAGTTCGAGACGGCTGCATTCATAACACGTGAGATGGCTGAGTGGGAGGAGAAATTCTTGGATAACTACATTGAAATACCTGAGCTCATAGACTTTCTACCCGAGAAGACGCCACTTTGCACTGATACCTGCGACCATTTTCTGCACGAAAGCTCTAAAAATCTCAAACTGCATCGCAAAGCGCGGATTACAAAACGCACGCATGAGTCCAGTGGCCAAGCTGAAGCCGCCGCCGGTTATCCATGCACTTTTGACAATTGCGATAAGATTTACGCGAAACCTGCACACTTGAAGGCACATCTGCGTCGTCATATGGGTGAAAAGCCCTACACCTGTGATTGGCCTGCGTGTACGTGGAAGTTTTCACGTTCCGATGAGTTGGCACGCCATCGGCGTTCGCATTCGGGTGTGAAACCCTACAAGTGTAGTTATTGTATGAAATGTTTTGCACGCTCCGATCATCTGACGAAGCATCGGAAGGTGCACGAGCGGCGTCTGTTGGCGGCGAGTAAAGCTGGAAAGGCGATCGATGATGTGCTGGCGCATAGCGTGTTGACGGTGCGACCGGGACGTAAGCGAAAGAATCAGTTATAA